The segment ACCCCATGTCTTTGactatggtgaagttattaattacactttggatagtgtatcaatacacccagtcactacaaagatatgggcacccttcctaacttagttgccgacgaggaaggaaacagctcagggatttcaccttgaggccaatggtgacttcaaaacaattacagagtttaatgcCTGTGATAAGAGCATgctgaggatggatcaaaaacattgtagttactccacaatactaacctaaatgacagagtgaaaagaaggaagcctgtacataatacaaatattccaaaacatacatcctgtttgcagtaaggcactaaagtaaatcTGCAAGAAATGGGGCGAAGAAATGAACTTTATATCCTGAATACGAAgctttatgtttggggcaaacccaacacagcacatcactgagttccactcttcatattttcaagcatggggTGTCTgcctcatgttatgggtatgcttgtcatcggctaggactagggagttttttaggataaaaagaaaccctacaggaaaaatcctagaggaaatctgggtcagtctgctttccaacaagaCACAGGGAGATGAGTTCAgcttttagcaggacaataacctaaaacacaaggccaaataaacACTggggttgcttaccaagatgacattgaatgttcctgagtggcctagttacagttttgacttaaattggcttgacaatctatgggaagacttgaaaatggctgtctagcaatgacaacaagcaccttgacagagcttgaagaattttaggaagaagaatgtgcaaatattttacagtcgtgaccaaaagttttgagaatggcacaatattcattttcacaaatcctcaagaggtgggtggacaaatataaacccacaaattctgacaaactccaagcattgattgtgcaagaatgggctgccatcagtcaggatgtggcccagaagttaattgacagcatgccagggcagattgcagaggtcttgaaaaagaagggtcaacactacaaatattgactctttacatcaacttcatgtaattatcaaaaaagcctttgacacttatgaaatgcttgtaattatacttcagtattccatagtaacatctgacaaaaatacctaaagacactgaagcagcaaaaacatatatatattttttaaaggggtggatcagctaaatattgcggaaagaatattggttccatccatctgcatcatttccaatcccccatatatttttggggtaaGTATAtccatatgtaacagtataattttaaaccgtcccctcgcccatacccgggcgcgaaccagggaccttctgcacacatcaacaacagtcaccctcgaaacatcgttacccatcgctccacaaaagccacggcccttgcagagcaaggggaactactacttcaaggtctcagagcaagtgacgtaaccgattgaaacgctatttagcacgcaccgctaactaagctagccgtttcacatccattacactcaccccccttttgaccttcctcctttttccgcagcaaccagtaatccgggtcaacagcatcaatgtaacagtataattttaaaccgtcccctcgcccatacccgggcgcgaaccagggaccctctgcacacatcgacaacagtcacccatgaagcatcgttacccatcgctccacaaaagacgcgggcccttgcagagcaaggggaactactacttcaaggtctcagagcaagtgacgtaaccgattgaaacgctatttagcgcgcaccgctaactaagctagccgtttcacatccgttacacatacacacatgcatacatatacacatatatacatacacatacctatatagacatacatactttttaaaaggatatacctttattattattccccgcaaacccttccaccgagtaaactaataaacacatTGGCTTTTAGCTTCAATTTATACATCTTAATACACATTTTACATTcacagtctattttacaatagttattttctgtttgtttttagtccttcctctatttctgatgtccatccagtttgatttctatttgtaactgtgctatttgtaactgtgctatttcacaaaagttctgaacataGATACATTTGAAAGACCCCGTATGTTCTACATGTTTTATCTtgctattagtcccacccttcagctccattcaacctctcccatcaatccctcaacatcatccattttggatttctatttgccatatatttttctgAAGCAgccaactttgtggaaattaatatttgtgtcattctcaaaacttttggccacgactattaaatccaggtgtgcaacgctcttcgagacttacccaagactcacagctgtgaccGCTGCAAAAGATGATTCTAACATATATTGACTCAGGGatatgaatacttatgcaaatgatatatttctgtatttcattgtcaataaatttgcaaacatttctaaaaacatgttttcacgttctcattatagggtattgtatgtagatggaTGACCGCAAAAAAaatcgatttaatccattttgaattcaggctgtaacacaacagaacGTCAAGAGCATTACTGTAGATTTTGGGGGCATTCACCTCCTTCTGTGTGTTTCTTTTGGCTGACCATAGAGAGTACGGGCAGGAAGTGGACTCCGGTTGAAGAGGGAAGAGCAACTAATGACCGAGTAAGGCATGGCCAGTATTCCCCACCCCCTTCCAACTAGTGCCTcttctagagagaaagagaaagatagagagagagagagagagagagagagttcatagAACTCATATCTTTTCTGTGGCCACCCAAGTGGGTTTTGAGCCCACATCCTTTAGACTCGCTCGCACAGACACACTGATGCACACAGGGATGACAAAGACGACAGTGAGGATTGTATtgacacagagacacaactatctgcacagacacacagcatAGAACTATGCACCTCCACACTCTGTTCAACCATTGAAGCTGAAGTACTGGTCAGCTACTACTGGAGCATCTCAACTCATAGGTAAGCATTATCAGTATGAGTATCAACCGTACCCAGCATTTTTTGGCTTTACTTCTCATTTAGTTTGTTAAATCACGTCATTTGGACAGTTTCAAGGGCAGGAGAGAACATTCTGTCGACGTTCTATCAACAGACGACTGGTTCGATTTAGTTAGTGACAAGGTAAACTCGTTTGACATGCAGCAACTCTGTCTCCTGACTAGCTGTACTATACTCAAGCTGTACACGTACAGTAGCAGCATGCTATAGCCCATTCTGGACAAATGATGAGATTCTGTGTATAGTTAGCTGAACATATACAGATCGTCTGTCAGGGACTACATGAAGAAGATGTTACCCTTTTTCTGTGTCCATTATTGCCATTACCACATGTCAGCTCAAGTTGAGTTGCCAACTAGATGAATAATGATTAGCCACTGATATACATTACTACTGTAGATTCAAATATGACATTGAGGTGGAGGGGGGGGCCCAGCAAATGACACCCTATAATTGAGTAAAGGCTAGGCTGGATTATGGCAGGTTTGTTTTGCAGCGTTTATTGAAACAGCATTTAATCATGTAGGCAAGCATAAATATTGTAGTAGTAACACAAACAGTGCCATAAAAAAGGAGGCGTAATAAAATGACTAAATACTCATAACTTATACACTGTAGTCCAGAGCAATCAGTCCACTGTGCTCGTCCCATTGATCAGTGAAGTCACCAGTACATGCAGTATGTCAGTCAATCTAACAATGAGACATAGTTCTTTATCTTGACAATAAAGAAATTCAAACAGAAATAGTATCTcacaactgtagctcagttggtagagcatggcgcttgtaacgccagggtagtgggttcgatccccgggaccacccatacgtagaatgtatgcacacatgactgtaagtcgctttggataaaagcgtctgctaaatggcatatattattattattattatctgtcaACGACAGTGCTTTGGATAAATAATCGGGATTTTACTTTGTAAGGTGTATTTCCATGGATGGATTACATCCTCAAACTGATAAAGAACAACCAATGAATGTAGTCTAATATTGACTTTGAACTTGTGCCGGGAGGCAGCTTCATGGCAATGAAAGTATTTTGGGGAATGCAAATCTTATCGGCGTCATATCAAAGAAGCCTCTGCTTGTTAAAAAAAAGCACAACCACAAAAGCCATCCAAGAGGTGGAGTGAGTCCCTGGCTCAGTTCATAATAACGCGTTCCTAATAATCTTGCTCCTAAGTAAACCCCATCACTTATATGGACTGGAAGCTTATTGGTTGCTAGACCACAGGAATATGTTTGTTTTACTGTTGGTTCACTGATGGGAATGGGTATATGGCACAGGATACTGTGCCCTAAtattctaccccaagccatagcCGCAAGATGTTTTGACTCGGGGGTGCTGACTGCGGATTAACATCTCACCACCAGAGTGTGCTGTAACACCCCCAGCACCCTACTTCCCGCTGCTATGACCCAGGTATCTCTGGTCTGACTCTTAATGAGAGGGCACCTGGGCAAGAGACTGGTCACATCAGTCATAAGACAAAACCATTATATGGTTCCTGTCTATATATTCCTCTGGAAAGGAAATGGAGATACTGTATGCAAAGAGGAACAGGACGGCAAATCATGTTCTTACAAGTTCCTTGTTGGACTGATATGTTTTAGGTGGAATGCGGACGGTATGTCAGTATCCGATGAATAGCATAGTATGTGGGTGTgcaacacaggaggttggtggcaccttagttggggaggactggctcgtggtaatggctggagcggaattagtggaatggtatcaaatacatcaaacacatgttttATACCATTCCATTAgctccgttccggccattattatgagccgtcctcctctcagcagcctccactggtgtgcaCGTTGGAAAAAGCAACGACAACAAAAAAGTACAACTGTGGGTAGTTCATAGTACCAGACCTCCGCCAcatactcacacaaacacacacacacattcccagacacagacacagaatgACTCAGACTGTCATGGACAGATCACATCATGCCCGGCACACAAGGTCCCATCTGAAGATTCAGAATACTTCCTAAAAAGCTAAAGATATTTTAATCTTACAGTCAAGAATTTATAGAGTTCTGCCCATTTGTGACTATGAGTCCTCTTCCTGATAATAACAACTGACTGGCTACTGGCTGGACAAAGTTCACAATCATTAGAGGAAAAAGTGTTCCTCTTTATGACTCATCTAGAGGAAAGCCATTAAGTGGTAATGTATAAGGAAATCATTATGTACATTCACACCCTTCTCGCCCTTTTTAACAGCATGACATCCAACGCCACGCTTCCATTCGTCCTCCTTGCCTCAGCCGGCCGAGATGACAAGGCCACTGTGGTGGACATTGACGCCATCATGGACAACTTCATCATTGTCCTCTACACGCTGACCATTGTCCTGGGCACCACGGGCAACTCTGTGGTCATCTGGGTGGCGGGCTTCAAGCTCAAGCCCACCGTCACCAACGTGTGGCTGGTCAACCTGGCCGTGGCCGACCTCATCTTCTGCCTGAGCCGTGTGCTCTCGCTGACCAAGAAGCTCTTCTTCGACTACTGGCCGTTCGGCATCTTCCTGTGCAAGTTCAATGGCTTCTTCAAGTACACCAACATGTTCTGCAGCGTGTTCCTGCTCGCCGTCATCAGCATGGACCGGGCACTGTGCGTCTGGCACCCCGTCTTTACCAAACGCCGCCGGACACTCTGCGCCGCCCGACTGATGAGCACCGGCGTGTGGGCGGTGGCGGCCATTTTGAGCGCCCCCTACTTTGCCTACCGCCAGGTCTACCTGGGCAAGAACAACCTAAGCAAGTGCTCGCTGGAGGTCAAGGAGCCAATGGAAGGCGACAACAGCGCTAAGCTAGCGCTCTACTCCATCCGCTTCCTATGCGGTTTCCTGCTTCCTTTTCTCATCATCCTCTGCTGCTACGTCCTGGCAGGGCTGGGCATCCGACGCACCCGCCTGTCGGGCAAGTCGCGTCCCCTTCGTATCCTGGCATCGCTGGTCTGTGCCTTCTTCCTGTGCTGGGCACCCTACCACTGCCTTCTACTGGCCAAAATGATGTACAGCAAGAATACCATGGTGAAGGTGGGGCTGACAGTGGCCAAAGGCTTTGCTTACTTCAACAGTTGTGTGAACCCGCTGCTGTACTTCTGTATGGGGTTGGACATGAGGGGTTCAAGGTTCAGGCAGAGCTTAGCGGGGGTGTACCAGAGAGCACTAGCCGATGACAGGGATGGTCGGTCCACGCAGTCCAACGAGCGCACAGTGGATGATAGTTCTGGCCCTGCATCACGACCTGTAATGGTGACTGGTCAGTCTCGAGTGAATGTGGCCAACTTCTGAGGGAAGTCACATTTGGTATGAGGAGGGGTTTCATTCCTTATTAATTTACAGGATAGTTAACACTGAATAGTTGAATAGCTTGtgtagacatatatatatatatatatatatatatatatatatatatatatatatatatatatatatatatatatatatatatatatatatattatatatatttgatCAGTTGTTCAAACCGTTCACATTCCATTGACTTTGTTGTAGCTAGCTAAGAGAGTTTGTTGTAGCTAGCTAAGAGAGTTTGTTGTAGCTAGCTAAGAGAGTTTGTTGTAGCTAGCTAAGAGAGTTTGTTGTAGCTAGCTAAGAGAGGCGGAAGCTAGACTACAGGGGATACATAGAGACTGTGAATTTATGTAAATGACTGAATAAATAACTCTCACAGTTTCAAAGTGTTAAGTGCTAATGTTTTGATGTATGTGATGAACATCCACAGAAAGAAAGTGGAACTGTGCCTAGAAAATAGCATAAAAGTGGGAAATGACACAACCTTTTGGGGGAAGTCATAGATGACTTCAGTCATGTTATTTCTACTAAAAGTCTACTTCAGGTTTCAACAGGGGGAAAAACATTATTTCCATTTTCGTGTTTCCATTTAGAATCAGTGTCTTCCACAGGACAGCATCCTTATGTGCCATTGGTGAATTTTACATATCGGTGACACCTCATTCACTCTCATTGATTATTTGAAAGGGGGAAATGAAAGATTAGAGAGAAaatagaaagaaagggagagggaagtcAGAAACAGAGGATGTAATCTGGACAGCTGGACTTGAGGAAGTGTGGTGGTCGCTTGTTTCTCTTTTAGTCACCACATTGTTCCTCACAGTTAGACTGTCTCTATCATGTCTCAGTAGTGTGACTGGTCTATCCTGTGGTGAACACAGTGGCTCAGCTTAAGCACTGTGGTTGCCAGTTTAAAGAGACAGGATGGTGAATTAATTTGCAGTGACAAACATCACATTCGCACAATTCAATTCACACTAGTTATTCAATGTATCTCTTCTGAAACTCCATCTCTCTGCTTATTCAGAACTCTTGTGCTGAAATAAAAAGTATGTAAGAGAGACAGTTCAGCTGAAGTCTATTTATCTTTTGATAAATAATCTAAATATGAATCAGAACTGTTTTCCTGTCTTGTCTGAAACTGTGTAGCTACATCATGTCCTCTGTGTCGTTCATGAAAGGCCCGAAGGTCCAGGATGCAGAGAAACAGCAATCTCCCTCAGGACAATGGAGGAGAAGGGACATGTATGGATGGGAACAAACAGAACagttcagtttaatccaccagaaaagacagaacaaatattatTGTTAAaatcaaatatactaattgatttttaaaaaaacGTTATTTTGGGAACAAATGTACAAAGCACTGTATAGTCTTTgcaaattatatcataaataggactggtggagttgtcacacatgcagtgaacaaaaatatatataaaccaaAATTGCAACCAACTGATTGCatcattaccacaaaaatggaggaAGCAAGTGGAAAGGGGAGAAGGTCAGGAACTTGTCTGTTAGCTCTGCATTAAAGACCAGaaaaccagataggatggtgtgtcactgcagaatgctgtggtagccatgctggttaagtgtgtcttgaaatctaaataaatcatagacacccccacaccatcagacctcctcctccattcttcatggtgggaaccacacatgcagagatcatccgt is part of the Oncorhynchus gorbuscha isolate QuinsamMale2020 ecotype Even-year linkage group LG09, OgorEven_v1.0, whole genome shotgun sequence genome and harbors:
- the LOC124043600 gene encoding fMet-Leu-Phe receptor-like encodes the protein MTSNATLPFVLLASAGRDDKATVVDIDAIMDNFIIVLYTLTIVLGTTGNSVVIWVAGFKLKPTVTNVWLVNLAVADLIFCLSRVLSLTKKLFFDYWPFGIFLCKFNGFFKYTNMFCSVFLLAVISMDRALCVWHPVFTKRRRTLCAARLMSTGVWAVAAILSAPYFAYRQVYLGKNNLSKCSLEVKEPMEGDNSAKLALYSIRFLCGFLLPFLIILCCYVLAGLGIRRTRLSGKSRPLRILASLVCAFFLCWAPYHCLLLAKMMYSKNTMVKVGLTVAKGFAYFNSCVNPLLYFCMGLDMRGSRFRQSLAGVYQRALADDRDGRSTQSNERTVDDSSGPASRPVMVTGQSRVNVANF